CGGCCACGGGGGAAGGGGTGGAAGCCCTCTTTGAGGGCCTCGAGGCCCATTACGGGCACCTCCTGGCCCACGGGCTCCTGGAGGCCCACCGCCTGGAACGGGCCCGTTTTGAGGTGGAAAGCGTCATCCAGGAGTGGGGCAGGAAGCGGACCCAAGGGGCGGGCGACCTGGTGGCCCGGGTGGCCCGGGGGGAGCTTTCCCCGGAGGAAGCCGCCTGGGCCCTCCTGGACCCCAAAAGCCACCCCTAATCCCCGGGCCTCGAGGAGGTATCCAGCCGGGAAGGACACAGGCGGGCCAGGGCCTTTCTCAGCATCTCCCGCTCGTTGGGGTAAGAAAGGCGCTCCAAGGCTTCGGAGACGGGTAGGAAAAAGGCCGCCTCCACCTCGGAAAGCTGGGGTCTGGGCTCGCCCCCGCGGTAGGCCATGAGGAAGTAGTGCACCTCCTTGCTCACCGTGACCGGTTCCCCGCCGTTGCGCACGGTGAAGTAGTAGCGCACCTTGCCCAAGGGGGAAACCACCGCCGCCTCCACCCCGGTTTCCTCCCGTACCTCCCGCACCGCCGTCTCTGGGTAGCGCTCCCCGGCCTCCACCTGCCCCTTGGGAAGGGTAACCACCCGTCCTCCCTTCAGGGAAACCACCAACACCTCGGGAGCCCTTCCCCGAAGGACCACACCCCCGGCGGACACCACCCGCCTCCTGGCCACCCAGACCTGACGCTTCCTGCGCACGCTATTCCGCCTCCCGGCAACAAAAAAGGGCGCCCGAAGGCGCCCCCAAAGGACCTCAAAAAGGGGAGGGCAGAGGCCTAAGTACTCCTTAGAAAGGAGGTGATCCAGCCGCACCTTCCGGTACAGCTACCTTGTTACGACNNNNNNNNNNGCCCAGGTGGTGGACGAGAAGGGGCAGGCGCTTTTTGAGCTCATCGCCGATCGCTACACGGGAGTGGTCTCCCCGGAACCTGGCCCCAACATGATGTGGAACACCCGCTACGGCATGATGGGCGGGCCCGTGCAGACCCCTGTCCGCTTCCCCCTGACGGAAGCCAGGAAGCTGGCCGAAACCTTCCTGAAAGGCTACCTCCCGGGTGCCCAGGTGCTGGAAGCCGGGGCTTTCCCCGGGTACTACACCTTTGACTTCGGGCGCAAGGAGGTGGAGGGCATGCTTTCCGTGAACACCTACACGGGGGAGGTCTGGGTCCACACCTGGCATGGCCTCTTCCTGGGAGAGTGACCCCGGTAGGGCCCTTCCTATACCCCCATAAACCGCTCAATATGGCTTTCACGAAGAGCCTTCTCCCTCAGGTTCCGTTACACTTTAGGCAGGGAGGGTATCATGACGGACCTAAGGAAAACCCTTCAGACCAGCCTGGCCGAGGCCCGTGCCCGACTGGAAGCCGCTTTAAAGGAAGAAGGCTTCGGCATCCTCACGGAGATCGATGTGGCCGCCACCCTGAAGGCCCGCCTGGGCCTGGAAAGGCCCCCTTACCTGATCCTCGGGGCCTGCAACCCCAACCTGGCCGCCAAGGCCCTCGAGGCCGAACCCGACATCGGCCTCCTCCTCCCCTGCAACGCCGTGCTCAGGGAAAGCGGTGAGGGCGTGGAAATCCTCCTCCAGGACCCCCAGGGCATGTTCCAGGCCCTCCCTCCGGAAAAGCAGGAGGTCCTTAAGCCCGTGGTGGAGGAGGCTAGAAGCCGGCTGGAGAAAGCCTTAGCCAAGCTCTAGAGGGTTCCAAAGGGACCTTTATACTTCCTTTACAGACCCCCCCTACCCTCTGGAGGTATGAACACGGATCGCCGAACCCTTTTAAAGCTTACCGCAGGCCTCCTCCTCTCCCCCCGGGCCAGAGGGCAAGCCTCCTTTCCCGAACCCCCAGTGCTCAAAAGCCGGGATGGCCTCTTGCAGGTGCGGCTGAGGGTTGCCCCCACCCCCCTTTCCCTGGTGGGCCGGGAAGCGCGGCTTTGGACCTACGGGGGCAGCTTCCCAGGGCCTACCCTCAGGGTGCGCCCGGGGGATGCCGTGCGCCTCGAGCTGGAAAACCTTCTCCCCGAGTCCACGAACCTGCACTGGCACGGGCTTCCCATCTCCCCTAAGGTGGACGACCCCTTTTTGGAAATCCCGCCGAAGGAAACCTGGAGCTACGCCTTCACCGTCCCACAGGACCTGGCGGGAACCTTCTGGTACCATCCCCACCTGCACGGGCGGGTGGCCCCCCAGCTCTTCGCCGGACTGGCGGGGGCCATGGTGGTGGAAAGCCCCTTGGACGGGATTCCTGAGCTCCGGGAAGCCGAGGAGCACCTTCTCGTTTTAAAGGACCTGGAGCTTGCGGGAGGCCGCCCTGCCCCCCACTCCCCCATGGACTGGATCAACGGCAAGGAGGGCAACCTCCTCTTGGTCAACGGGGCCTCCCGCCCCACCTTGCGGGCCGGCAGGGCCACCTTGCGCCTCCGCTTGCTGAACGCCAGCAATGCCCGTTACTACCGGCTCCGGTTGGAGGGGCATCCCCTTTACCTCATCGCCAGCGACGGGGGATTCCTGGAGGAACCCTATGAGATCCCCGAACTCCTCCTGGCCCCCGGGGAACGGGCTGAGGTCCTGGTACGCTTTCAGAAGGAAGGGGTATTCCGCCTCCTCGCCCTACCCTACGACCGAGGGATCCACATTATGGGCGGGATGGGGCACATGGGCCACGGAGGGATGTCCACGGGGGCAAGCCCTGGCAGCCCGCAAACCCTCCTCACCCTGGTGGCCCCACCCCGCCCCAAACCCCTCCCCCTGCCCAAGGCCTTGGCCACACTACCCCCCCTCAACCCCAACCAGGCCAGGGTGACCCGGCGCATCGCCTTCACCGAGGACATGATGGCCGGGAAATTCTTCATCAACGGCCAAACCTTCGATCACCTCCGGGTGGACTTCCAGGGACGGGCGGGGGACCTCGAGGTGTGGGAGGTGGAAAACCAAGGGGACATGGACCACCCCTTCCACCTGCACACCCACCCCTTCCAGGTTCTCTCGGCGAACGGCAAGCCTCTTCCTTACCGCGCCCTCAAGGACGTGGTCAATCTGAAGGCCAAAGAGGTGGCGCGCCTTCTCGTTCCCCTTAAGAACCTTCCCGGGAAGACCGTTTTCCACTGCCACATCGTGGAGCACGAGGACCGGGGCATGATGGCGGTGCTGGAGGTGGGGCCCTCGTCGTGAGCCTCTCCACCCTGGTGGTGGCCTTCGACACCCTTCTCCCAAGGCAGGCGCACCTCCGCGCTTAAGGCTAGACTGGAGGCATGGACTTTACCGCCCTAAGGGAGGACTTCCCCCTGATCGCTGGGCGGCCGGATCTGGTCTACCTGGACTCCGCCGCCACCAGCCAGAAGCCCCAGCGGGTTTTGGAGGCCTTGGACCGCTACTACAAGGAGCTCAACGCCAACGTCCACCGGGGGGCCTACCGCCTCTCCGTGGCGGCCACCGAGGCCTACGAGGAGGCCAGGCGCCGCATGGCCCGCTTCCTCAACGCCGAGGAGAAGGAGATCGTCTTCGTGCGCAACACCACCGAGGCCCTGAACCTGGTGGCCTACGCCTGGGGCCTGAGGAACCTGAAGGAAGGGGACGAGGTCCTGGTCACGGAAATGGAGCACCATGCGGGGCTTGTGCCCTGGCACCTGGTGGCGGGGCTTAAGGGAGCCCGGATCAAGGCCATCCCCCTCACCGAGGAGGGCCGGCTGGACCTCTCCGCCCTGGACACCCTCCTCACGGAAAGGGTCAAGGTGGTCTCCGTGGTCCACATGTCCAACGTCCTGGGCACCATCAACCCCGTGGCCGAGATCGCCAGGAAGGCCAAGGAGGTGGGGGCCCTGGTGGTGGTGGACGGGGCGCAAAGCGCCCCCCACCTGCCCGTGGACGTGAAGGCCCTGGGGGCCGACTTCTTTGCCCTCTCCGGCCACAAGATGCTGGGGCCCACGGGGGCCGGGGTGCTCTTTGGACGGTACGAGGTCCTGGAGGGGATGATGCCCTTCCTGGGGGGAGGGGAGATGATCCGGGAGGTCCACGTGGACCGCTCCACCTACGCCCCTCCTCCCCAACGCTTTGAGGCCGGCACCCCCCCCATCGCCGAGGCCATCGCCTTGGGAGAAGCGGCCAGCTACCTGATGGAAGTGGGCATGGAGCGGGTCTTTGCCCATGACCGGGCCCTTTTGGAGTACGCCATAGACCGCCTTGCGGAGGTGCCGGACCTCAAGGTGTATGGCCCCCGGGGGGAGGATCGGGGCGGGGTCATCCCCTTCACCTTAGGCCGCCTCCACCCCCACGACCTGGCCACCTTCCTGGATCTGGAGGGAATCGCGGTGAGGGCCGGGCACCACTGCGCCCAACCCCTCCATCGGAAGCTGGGCCTGGCCGCCACGGCCCGGGCGAGCTTTTACCTGTACAACACCCTCGAGGAGGTGGACCGCTTCGTGGAGGCCCTCCTGCGCATCCACACCCGGTACCGGGCCTGGTTATAATGGGGGAATCCATGAGCGTCCTTGACGAGCTTTACCGGGAGATCATCCTCAAGCACTACCAGAACCCCAAAAACTTCGGGGTCCTGCCCCAGGCCACCAAGACCGCCGGGGGCATGAACCCTTCCTGCGGGGACCAGGTGGAGGTGATGGTGCGGCTGGAAGGGGATACCATCGCCGACATCCGCTTCCAGGGCCAAGGGTGCGCCATCAGCACCGCAAGCGCCTCCCTCATGACCGAGCTGGTGAAGGGGAAGAAGGTGGCGGAGGCCCTGGAGCTTTCCAGGAAGTTCCAGGCCATGGTGGTGGAAGGGGCCCCTCCCGATCCCGCCCTAGGGGATCTCCTGGCCCTCCAGGGGGTGGCCAAGCTCCCCGCCCGGGTGAAGTGCGCCACCCTGGCCTGGCACGCCCTCGAGGAGGCCTTGCGGTGAGGCGTTACCCCGCCCATAAGGTGACCCCCTTGCTGGTCCAGTACCCCGACCTCATGGAGGCCTGGAAGGAGGCCGCCAAGGCGGGGCTCCTTAGGGCGGAGAGCCACGATGGGCGCAACTATGTGGTGGTGGAAGACCCAAGCCTCATCGCCCGGCTCAAGGCCTTGGGCCTCGAGGGGGAAGCGGTGAAGGAGGCCTAGATGCGAGGCGTGGTGTTCTTGCACGCATTCCCCTACAACCCCCGGATGTGGGAAGAGGAGATGGGCTACTTCCGGGGGCGGCTTCCCGTCCTGGCCCCCCATTACCTGGGGCTATCCCTTTCCCAGGCGGCGGATAAGGTGCTGGGGGAGATGGACGAGGCGGGCCTGGAGGAGGCGGTCTTCGTGGGGCTTTCCATGGGAGGCTACCTCATCTTTGAACTCTGGCGGAGGGCCCCCGAGCGCTTTTTGGGCCTGGTGCTGGCGGATACCCGCGCGGGAGCCGACACCGAGGAGGGCAGGAAAAACCGCCACGCCCTGAGGGAAAGGGTTCTGGCGGAAGGGGTGGGCTTCCTCCCCGAGGCCCTCCTCCCAAGCCACCTGGGCAAGACCACCCGGGAGGAGAAGCCCGAGGTGATGGCAAGGGCTAAGGCCCTCATCCTGGAGGCCAGCCCCGAGGCCGTGGCAGGAAGCCTCCTGGCCCTGGCGGAACGCCCCGACTCCACCCCCCTTCTTCCCGGGATGCGCCGCCCGGCCCTGGTCCTGGTGGGGGAGGAGGACACCCTGACCCCGCCCGAGGAGGCCAAGGCCATGGCCAAGGCCCTGCCCGACGCCCGCCTGCTCATCCTCCCCGAGGCCGGGCACCTTTCCAACCTGGAAAACCCTAAGGCCTTCCGCACTGCCCTCCTGGGCTTTTTGGCCGAGGTGCTCTAGAGGCGGAAGACTTCCTCGCCCCCCAGGGTCAGGCCCAGGCCGGCATACCACCATCACGTCGGGGTAGTAAACCGCCTCACCCCGGATCCTGAGCTTCATGCCGCTCCTATACACCCGGCATCCCCTGGACCTGGCCGCTTCCAGAAAGCGGGCAGCGACGGGGAGGGCCACCCGCTTATGGGGGGCGCTGGCCCCCGCCACGGCGTACACGCGCCCCCGCAGGTACTCCCGCTTCACCGGGGGTCGGGCCTCCTCCTCCAAGGTCTGGGGAAGCTTTGGGGCCAGGATCCCTATTGTAGGCCCCCACCCCTTGCGGCACCGGGGTTTGGCCAAGCCAAGGGGCTACTCCCCCTTGGGCTCCCGGGCCATGAGGGCGGAAAGGGCCTTTAGGGGATCCAGCCCCCCATAGACCACCCCATAGACCGCCTCGGCGATGGGAAGCTCAAGCCCGGTCCGCTCCCGCCAGGCCATGAGGGCCTTGACCGCATAGAGCCCCTCCACCACCCCCCGGTCCTCGAGGCGCTCCCAGGCCTCCCCCCGCACCAGCCTCTCCCCCGCCCCTCGGTTTCGGGAGTGGAGGCTATACGCGGTGGCCAGGAGGTCCCCCAGGCCGGAAAGCCCGTAAAAGGTGGCCTCCTCTCCCCCCTGGGCAGCACCGAAGCGCACCATCTCCCTAAGGCCGCGGGTGAGGAGGGCCGCCTTGGCGTTATCCCCCAGGCGGAGCCCGTCCACCATCCCCGCCGCCAAGGCCAGGATGTTTTTCAAGGCCCCACCCAGCTCCACCCCCCGCCGGTCTTGGCTGGTGTAGACCCGGAAGGTGGGCCCGGAGAAAAGCTCCTGCACCCTCTTGGCTAGCTCCAAAGGCCCCGCCGCCACGCTGGCGGTGGGGAGAAAGCGGGCCACCTCCTCCGCGTGGTTGGGGCCGGAAAGGACGGCCACGGGCCTACCGGTTAAGGCTTCCACCACCTCGCTGGGGGTGTAGAGCTCCCCCTCCTTGAAGAAAAGCCCCTTGGTGGCGGAAAGATACCAAGGGGCCTTGGGCAGGGGCCTTAAGGTTTCCTCCAGGGCCTTGGAGGGCAGGGCCACCACGGCCAGCTCCGCCCCCTCCAAGGCCTCCTGGGGGTCCGCGGTGGGGTAAAGGTAAGCGGGGAGGGCCACCCCTGGCAGGTAGTCCTTGTTTTCCCGGTTGGCCCTAAGGGCCTCCGCCTGCTCCTTCCTCCTGGCCCAGAGGGCGGTGGGAATCCCCTTGCTGGCCAGAAGGACCGCCAAGGCGGTGCCCCAGGCCCCAGCTCCCAGGATGGCCACCTTCATAGGAGCGCGCTCACCTCCCAGGCCTCATACCAGGCCGCTAAAAGCAGGAAAAGAGCCCCCAGGTAGAAGGTGAGTAGCAAGGCCCTAAGCCCCTTCCTATACCCCTCCCCTCCCGCGGTCTTGGCCAGAAGCACCAGTCCCCCAAAGGTGACCAGGATGTAGGCTTGAAGCTCCAGGACAAGGGTGGGGAGGTGGACCAGGAAGGCAGCGCCCAAAAGCGCCGGGGACAGGGCGAAACCGAAGACCAGATAGCGAAGGGCATTCAAGAGGAGGACGGGAATCCCCAAAAGCAGGGCGGGCAGAAGCCCGGTGAGGAAAAGCCCCTGGCCAAAGTTCCAGTGGAAGATCGCCCCGGCCAGGACCAGGATGCCCTTCCCCGTGGCCTTTTCCAAGCCAATGGCCTCGAGGGCCCCGCCGAAAAGGGCCTGCACCGCCCGGGCCATCTCCGGCATCCCATAGGCCAGCACACTCCCCAGGGCAAAGAGGCCATAGAGAAGGAGATTGGTGAAAAGGTAAAGCCCGCGGTGGGCGCGGAGGAGGGAAAAAGCCTCCAAAAGCCAGGCGCGAAAGGGTGAGGGCTGGAGGAGGAGAAAGCCCCAGAAAAGGGAAAGGAGCAAGAACCCCCACCCCGCCAAGGGGCTCAGGAGGTACCCGGGGAGGGAAAGCCCCTGGGGGCGGAAGTAGACCCGCTTAGCCTCCCCCCCCTCCAGGACCACCACCACCTCCCCCACCTCCTCCCCCACGGCCGCGGGGAAGAGGACCCGGTTCCCCTCCACCCTGGGGCTATCCAGGTTGAGGGAGAGGCCCTTTGGGGGGGGCGGGAAAAGGGCGTAGCGCTCCAAAAGCCCGGGAGCCTCCTCGGGGGAAGCCCTCAGGACCTCCTCGAGGCTCGGCGAAAGCTTTCCCGCAAGCCAGGCCTCCGCCGCCTGCCGAGCCGGCTCCACCGGGGAGGAGGCCAAGGCCCAGGGAAGAAGAAGAAGCCAGGCCACAAGGCGCATGGCCTCAAACCTCCTCCAAGGGGACACCATCCCGGCACAGGGGGCAGGCTTCGGGAAGGTACTGGGGCACCTCCAGCCTAAGCAGGGCCCGGAAGGGGACGCCAAAGTCCGCCACCCCCCCGCTTCGGTCCACGAT
This is a stretch of genomic DNA from Thermus neutrinimicus. It encodes these proteins:
- a CDS encoding NAD(P)H-dependent glycerol-3-phosphate dehydrogenase, which gives rise to MKVAILGAGAWGTALAVLLASKGIPTALWARRKEQAEALRANRENKDYLPGVALPAYLYPTADPQEALEGAELAVVALPSKALEETLRPLPKAPWYLSATKGLFFKEGELYTPSEVVEALTGRPVAVLSGPNHAEEVARFLPTASVAAGPLELAKRVQELFSGPTFRVYTSQDRRGVELGGALKNILALAAGMVDGLRLGDNAKAALLTRGLREMVRFGAAQGGEEATFYGLSGLGDLLATAYSLHSRNRGAGERLVRGEAWERLEDRGVVEGLYAVKALMAWRERTGLELPIAEAVYGVVYGGLDPLKALSALMAREPKGE
- the sufU gene encoding Fe-S cluster assembly sulfur transfer protein SufU, which gives rise to MSVLDELYREIILKHYQNPKNFGVLPQATKTAGGMNPSCGDQVEVMVRLEGDTIADIRFQGQGCAISTASASLMTELVKGKKVAEALELSRKFQAMVVEGAPPDPALGDLLALQGVAKLPARVKCATLAWHALEEALR
- a CDS encoding alpha/beta fold hydrolase, encoding MRGVVFLHAFPYNPRMWEEEMGYFRGRLPVLAPHYLGLSLSQAADKVLGEMDEAGLEEAVFVGLSMGGYLIFELWRRAPERFLGLVLADTRAGADTEEGRKNRHALRERVLAEGVGFLPEALLPSHLGKTTREEKPEVMARAKALILEASPEAVAGSLLALAERPDSTPLLPGMRRPALVLVGEEDTLTPPEEAKAMAKALPDARLLILPEAGHLSNLENPKAFRTALLGFLAEVL
- a CDS encoding multicopper oxidase family protein, which gives rise to MNTDRRTLLKLTAGLLLSPRARGQASFPEPPVLKSRDGLLQVRLRVAPTPLSLVGREARLWTYGGSFPGPTLRVRPGDAVRLELENLLPESTNLHWHGLPISPKVDDPFLEIPPKETWSYAFTVPQDLAGTFWYHPHLHGRVAPQLFAGLAGAMVVESPLDGIPELREAEEHLLVLKDLELAGGRPAPHSPMDWINGKEGNLLLVNGASRPTLRAGRATLRLRLLNASNARYYRLRLEGHPLYLIASDGGFLEEPYEIPELLLAPGERAEVLVRFQKEGVFRLLALPYDRGIHIMGGMGHMGHGGMSTGASPGSPQTLLTLVAPPRPKPLPLPKALATLPPLNPNQARVTRRIAFTEDMMAGKFFINGQTFDHLRVDFQGRAGDLEVWEVENQGDMDHPFHLHTHPFQVLSANGKPLPYRALKDVVNLKAKEVARLLVPLKNLPGKTVFHCHIVEHEDRGMMAVLEVGPSS
- a CDS encoding NUDIX hydrolase, giving the protein MRRKRQVWVARRRVVSAGGVVLRGRAPEVLVVSLKGGRVVTLPKGQVEAGERYPETAVREVREETGVEAAVVSPLGKVRYYFTVRNGGEPVTVSKEVHYFLMAYRGGEPRPQLSEVEAAFFLPVSEALERLSYPNEREMLRKALARLCPSRLDTSSRPGD
- a CDS encoding aminotransferase class V-fold PLP-dependent enzyme; translation: MDFTALREDFPLIAGRPDLVYLDSAATSQKPQRVLEALDRYYKELNANVHRGAYRLSVAATEAYEEARRRMARFLNAEEKEIVFVRNTTEALNLVAYAWGLRNLKEGDEVLVTEMEHHAGLVPWHLVAGLKGARIKAIPLTEEGRLDLSALDTLLTERVKVVSVVHMSNVLGTINPVAEIARKAKEVGALVVVDGAQSAPHLPVDVKALGADFFALSGHKMLGPTGAGVLFGRYEVLEGMMPFLGGGEMIREVHVDRSTYAPPPQRFEAGTPPIAEAIALGEAASYLMEVGMERVFAHDRALLEYAIDRLAEVPDLKVYGPRGEDRGGVIPFTLGRLHPHDLATFLDLEGIAVRAGHHCAQPLHRKLGLAATARASFYLYNTLEEVDRFVEALLRIHTRYRAWL
- a CDS encoding DUF302 domain-containing protein, giving the protein MTDLRKTLQTSLAEARARLEAALKEEGFGILTEIDVAATLKARLGLERPPYLILGACNPNLAAKALEAEPDIGLLLPCNAVLRESGEGVEILLQDPQGMFQALPPEKQEVLKPVVEEARSRLEKALAKL